From Rhinolophus ferrumequinum isolate MPI-CBG mRhiFer1 chromosome 3 unlocalized genomic scaffold, mRhiFer1_v1.p scaffold_36_arrow_ctg1_4, whole genome shotgun sequence, one genomic window encodes:
- the RNASET2 gene encoding ribonuclease T2, with the protein MKPAAAGHVLLCCLCLAFAYLCCAHRLWRSGDQEWQKLIMVHHWPATVCKEVENDCRNPPDYWTIHGLWPDKAEECNRSWHFHLEEIKDLLQDMKIYWPDVIHSSANRSSFWKHEWQKHGTCAAQLDALNSQKKYFGKGLDLYKGLALNSMLQKLGIIPSGNYYQIADIKDALAGLYGVIPKIQCLLPKQGEEVQTIGQIELCFTKDLQLRNCTEPGKPGKPVAVGQGAQPAGAAMNLQVCEDGPVFYPPPQETNR; encoded by the exons ATGAAGCCTGCAGCCGCTGGCCACGTGCTCCTGTGCTGCCTGTGCCTGGCGTTCGCGTACCTGTGCTGCGCGCACCGGCTCTGGAGGAG TGGTGACCAAGAGTGGCAGAAACTGATTATGGTCCATCACTGGCCTGCAACAGTGTGCAAG GAAGTTGAAAATGACTGCAGAAATCCCCCGGATTACTGGACGATACACGGGTTATG gcCCGATAAAGCAGAAGAATGTAATCGATCCTGGCACTTTCATTTAGAAGAGATTAAG GATCTTTTGCAAGATATGAAGATATACTGGCCTGATGTGATCCACTCATCTGCTAATCGCAGCTCCTTCTG GAAGCATGAGTGGCAGAAGCACGGGACCTGTGCGGCCCAGCTGGACGCTctcaattcacaaaagaaatacttCGGGAAAGGTCTGGATCTGTACAAGGGACTCGCCCTAAACAG catgCTGCAGAAACTGGGGATAATCCCTTCTGGCAATTACTATCAG ATTGCGGATATCAAAGATGCCCTAGCTGGCTTATATGGAGTCATACCTAAGATCCAGTGTCTTCTGCCAAAGCAG GGTGAGGAGGTACAGACCATCGGGCAGATCGAGCTGTGCTTCACCAAGGACCTGCAGCTGCGAAACTGTACGGAGCCTGGGAAGCCTGGGAAGCCTGTGGCCGTCGGGCAGGGAGCACAGCCGGCAGGGGCAGCCATGAACCTGCAGGTCTGTGAGGACGGCCCCGTCTTTTACCCCCCGCCCCAGGAGACCAACCGCTGA